In the Candidatus Schekmanbacteria bacterium genome, TGCAACGGCAGTTGTTTTTGCTTCTCTTTTATTTGTTTCAACTCCTTGTTCTGATGCGCCTGAGCCGGGAATAACATTCTCCACTGTTTGTTCAATTTCCATTCTTACAAAACCTTCTTTATTGATGTGAGGAGTTATTGTAAGCTGTAGAGCAACATCCCTGAACTCAAATGTATTCACTGTATTTGCAGTGTCAGCCACAATAGTTGAACTTTTGATGAATCTTCTATTTTCCCCGACGAGAATTTTTGCCTCTTCATTGTCCATTGTAATAATCTGTGGCTGAGCTATTACATTGATTCCTGATTGAGATGCAAAGGCAGTAGCCAGTGCTCCTATATTCAAAACTTCTGTCCCATCGGCAAGTTTGATGGTACCCTTTGTTATTGCCACAGTACCTCCCGGGGAAAGACCGGGAATACCAGCACCGCCTGTTGCTGACGAGGCAATTAATTGCGCAAGGGAACCACTGATATTACTTAAACCGATCGCCCTTATATTGTTGTTTTCTATTGTTTCAAGTTTTTGCAGAAAATTGAGGTCAACTCCCAACTGCACTAGTTTTGATTGGCTCACTTCTATCAATAGCGCTTCTATGAACACTTGCGGCTTCATTATATCAAGCTTTGCAATAATTTTCTTAAGTAACTGATAATCTTCAGGTGAAGCAGAAATTATGAGAGAATTAGTCGATTTATCAGCTGAAATTATTACATCATTTCCAAATAGAGGAGCAGTCGGCTGAACGCCGCCGGGCCTTCCCACAGGCGGCTTTCCTATTGAAGGCCTGTTTTTTATAATTCCCATCAACGCATTCTTTACATCTTCCGCTACAGCATTATTCAGATAATAGACATTTACTTTGCTGGATCCTTTTTCAATAGGGGCATCGAGTTTCTTTATAAGGTCTTCGATCTGTGTCGTTATTTCTAAAGTAGCAACAATGACAAGCGCATTAAGACGCTCATCAGGTATAATTTTTACTCCCTTTAAGCTTCCTCCGGCGCTTTGAGGTGGTTTTGGCGTTTTTGTCCCTCCTGCTGAGAATGATAAACTTCCCTGTAAAATTTCCCTTAATTCGGCGGCTAAAGTTTTTGCTGAGGCGTTTTCAAGGGGGATGACTGATATGATAGGCCTTTCCTCAAGGCCTGCTACATCTATTGCATCAATGATTTTAAGCAGTCTTTTTATATTTTCTTCCGTATCAGTAATAATTAGGGTATTTGTTGGTGCATATACAGATATATTGCCTGTACGAGGGCTTATCAATTGCCCAAGAGCGCTTCTTATCTGATTTGCTTCAGCATATTTGAGATGTGTTACATATGTTACCAATTTTGAAGTATCTGAAAGTTTTCCTTCTTCATCTTTGAAGAGCGTTTCAATAGCCTTTTGCCTTGCTGATTGGGCTTTTACTATCCTGATTGCCTCCTTGCTTTCAACGATATTATAGCCACGATAATCAAGGACGGAGAGGAAGATATTCCATGCCTCCTCCTTTGACAGTTTTTTGGGTGCTATGATTGTAATCTTGTCTCTGAAAGTTTCATCGTAGATTACATTTTTCCCCATAAGTTCGGAGAACATTTTTATCAGGTCTTTGATTTCTCCCTTGAAATCGAGAGTTATATAATCTTCTTCTTTTGTAATGTTTGATGAAGAGGGATACGAGGAGTATCTTTTCGAGTTCTTTGAAGATTTAGATTTTTGGGGAGAATTATGAGCTTTTGTGTTTTTGGAACGAACTGTTTTTTTCTTAGCTGACTTTACTCTGGTAGCTGTTATGGGTTTGTCTGCATTTTTGATATTTTTAATTTTTAATTTCTGTATCGGTTTTTTCCCGGGGCTGTCATTTTGGGCTTCAGCCGTAATGGAGAAAAGAAATAAAAAA is a window encoding:
- the gspD gene encoding type II secretion system protein GspD, producing the protein MLKKIKEKSGVIYYFIFVLSFLFLFSITAEAQNDSPGKKPIQKLKIKNIKNADKPITATRVKSAKKKTVRSKNTKAHNSPQKSKSSKNSKRYSSYPSSSNITKEEDYITLDFKGEIKDLIKMFSELMGKNVIYDETFRDKITIIAPKKLSKEEAWNIFLSVLDYRGYNIVESKEAIRIVKAQSARQKAIETLFKDEEGKLSDTSKLVTYVTHLKYAEANQIRSALGQLISPRTGNISVYAPTNTLIITDTEENIKRLLKIIDAIDVAGLEERPIISVIPLENASAKTLAAELREILQGSLSFSAGGTKTPKPPQSAGGSLKGVKIIPDERLNALVIVATLEITTQIEDLIKKLDAPIEKGSSKVNVYYLNNAVAEDVKNALMGIIKNRPSIGKPPVGRPGGVQPTAPLFGNDVIISADKSTNSLIISASPEDYQLLKKIIAKLDIMKPQVFIEALLIEVSQSKLVQLGVDLNFLQKLETIENNNIRAIGLSNISGSLAQLIASSATGGAGIPGLSPGGTVAITKGTIKLADGTEVLNIGALATAFASQSGINVIAQPQIITMDNEEAKILVGENRRFIKSSTIVADTANTVNTFEFRDVALQLTITPHINKEGFVRMEIEQTVENVIPGSGASEQGVETNKREAKTTAVARDQETIVIGGLIRETNTPGIDKVPCLGDIPLLGWFFSKRTNTKEKTNLLIFLKPTIVDTPAQLAKLTAKKKDVAKKAQEENEKSKDIIYRTIIDGNYKFWKKEKKEIPLLDEESPILKKERLEAEKKANKDMNEEKLSDESLKNDEVEIDSENDYRNKRNEIPVSNKPIPQAPED